Within the Candidatus Jidaibacter acanthamoeba genome, the region TATTATTATCCACTGAATCCGCTTCGGCAATAGTCACGCCGCCTTTAAAGCCTATAGAAAGCATAAGGTATATAGTTAAATAATTACCGATGCTTTCAGGTATTGAAAGATCGGATCTTATTACCCCGGCTACAATTCCTAAAATAAAAAACATTAATGGTATTGATAAAAGGTTAGAAGATATGGTTTCAATAAAAATCATAACGCATTGTTTCCTAAAATTTTTTACTAAATAAGTTTGCTTCAGTATTAATTTGCTTCTGCTTTGTTATTCTTAAAGCCTGAAGCATAAATAAAGGAATAAAAAAGAAAAGTCCATAAGACAGAGCTTTATTACTTTGAATTAATAAGTGAATAAATACTAGCTACTCGGCTATATACATTCTCCTATGCAGCTTTATCCAACTTATATAACCAATTTTTTATAAAATTATTACCGGGTATGATAATCGGAATAAAAATAATTTCCATTTACTCACTCTTCATTATTATTCTTTATGCTATTTTAAGTGGCGGATTTCCTTAATTTTATACTTTCTGATTTTAATTGCCCGCATGCAGCTAAAATATCCTGTCCTCTCGGTCTTCTTATGGGGGACATATAACCTGCGTCTTCAACAATTCGGGCAAATTCTTGAATTGTCCTATTATCAGAACATTGATATTCCGTACCCGGCCACTTATTAAACGGAATTATGTTAATTTTCGCCGGAATCCCTTCAATTAAACGTACCAATTCTTTTGCATCTTGTTTACTATCGTTTACTCCTTTAAGCATGACATATTCAAATGTTACTTTCCTGAAACTGTTTTGAGTGGGCGCATATTTTCTACAAGCATTAAGTAAATCTTTTATAGGATACTTTTTATTGATAGGAACCAATGTATTTCTCAAATCATCTCTCACCGCATGTAAGGAAATTGCAAGGTTAACCCCAAGCTCGTCACCACATTTTTCAATTAGGGGAATAATTCCCGAAGTGGAAAGGGTGATTTTTCTTTTTGATATTCCAAGTCCGTCAGGATCCATAACGATCTTTAGTGCTTTTGCCACATTATCATAATTAAGTAACGGTTCACCCATTCCCATCATAACAATATTGGTAAGTTTTCTGTTTTCTTCTTTAAAATTCCAATCTGATAAAGAATCCTTAGCATGTAGAACCTGCGCAACAATTTCTCCTGCGGTTAAGTTTCTAACTAAATTTTGCGTTCCCGTATGGCAAAAGCTGCAATTTAATGTACATCCGACTTGTGAGGAAACACATAAAGTACCTCTGGTTTTTTCAGGAATAAAAACAGCTTCTATTTCATTAGTATCAGAAAATTTTAATAACCACTTTCTGGTTTCATCAAAAGAAATCAGTTCTTTAGAAACTTGTACCCGCTCTAAAGTGTATGACTCGGCAAGCTTCTCTCTTAAAGAAGCGGGGAGATTAGTCATATGATTAAAATCGGCAATACCTATGCGGTATATCCATTGCCAAATTTGCTTTGCACGAAAAGAAGACTCGCCAAGCTCTTTAATTGCTGCGGCGAGCTCTACTTTATCCAAACCGATTAAGTTTTTTTTTATATTTTCTGACATTTATAATAATTCTTAAGCTGAAACGTTAGTATCTACCCAGGAAATGTTCCCGTCGCTGCGATAGTATACCAGATTTAGCTTATTGGTTCCACTATTAATAAATAATAGAGCGGGAAGATTCATCAAGTCCATTCTCATAACTGCATCGCTCACACTTAAGCTTTGTATGCTGGTTGCTTTTTCAGCTATTATAACGGGAGCCTCGGAAGTTTCTTCGACCTCATCTTCCTCAGTAGAAGGAGAGATTATGTATTTAGTTGCTGCGAATTCCTTCTCAGGCCTTATATTATGGTGGTTCTTAATCTTTCTTTTATAGCGGCGCAGTTGTTTTTCCATTCTTCTTACTGCATCGTCAAAGCTTTGATAAGCGTCTGCTTCTAAGCCTTCGCCTTTAATTAATATTTTATTTCCTGTGCCTTCATTGACAATAATATCAGTCTTAAATAAATGATTTTTAAAGTGATGCCCTTCTTTTGCAATTGCAACATGAGCGCTTATTGCCGAATCAAAATATTTAGTTACATTCTCGGTAATACTTTTTTCTATATATTCCCGTAGAGAATCACCGATATCTAAATGTTTTCCTATAATTGATACTTGCATAAACAAACCCTTATTAAAAGTTAACATTCATTTTATAAATATAACTTTAATTTTAAAATGGCCAGCGTAAATTTCTATTTTATTTAGATTAAACGGTAAATAATTTTATATAGTCACTTTGCTTACTTTCAATCCTTAATGACCGGTATAAATGAATCTGATTCGATTGAAACTTTTTATTATTGATTGTCTTATAAGTAGTTAAAAGGTTGTTAAGTTCAATTTTATTAAATTTTGCTTTTGTGCGTGCAACTGTGATATGGGGTTTAAACGGTCTTTTATCAATATCAATCAAAGCATGCCGGAAGAGTATTTTATCAAGCTCATATTTAACTATATTTAAGTATGGATTTAACTCTACTTCCACCACAACTATATTAGGGCTCCAAAACACTGCTTTATTAAGGATAATATCAGAGTGAGTAAACCTCATAAGGTTTAAGGCTTCTTTTATAAGGATAATTTCCCGTTCATCCGATTTGCCTAAGAACTTAAGGGTAATATGCAAATTCGATGGTTTAACATACTTTATATTTTTTAAGTCATTATCATATAAGTCGGTAATTAAGTCAGTAATATGCTCAGGAATGGCTATTCCGATAAAAGCATTGCCGATTATTGGTACTGACATAACATTGTTGTTTTTATTACACTATAGTAAAATATATTAAAATAAGTTGAATTACGGTGCAAGGAAGAAGGCGCCCTTGCTTTGTTTTTACATAGGAAGCCGGGCTATTGCACTTTTATAAATAACTCTTAATTCATTATCAATAGATTTCTTATGCTTTCTATCCGGTTAGAGTGAAGTTAAAACCAACAGCTCCTCAGCTCTTCTTTTCATCATACTCGGCGCGTCAGCGCTTGTGATAACCGTGTTTAACATTTCCTTTGCTTTTTCCTTCTCTCCTAGTGAAAGATAAAGAACAGCTTGTTGTTCAATTGCAGAAGCTTTAAATATTGAATTATTTTTAATATAATTTTCATACTCCTCAATTCCTTGACGTGCATCAAGCTCTTTGGCGTTTAAACGCATTGAGATTTGCATTAATTGAGCAAACTCCCGAAAGAGAGGATCAAAATCCGTATTATCACCAATCATTTTATAAACTTGCCCTGCTTTGGTAAATTGCTGCTTTATAGATAAAAACGATGCATAGTTTAATCCGGCAAGCGCAGAATAAGAGATATCACCGGTTGCAAGCCTTTCCATAATATCGGCACCTTTTTGGAAATCTTTGGATTGCATCCTATACATTCCCATTAGGTACTCGCCTCCTAACGCATATATTTTATTTTCTTTAAAAGTTTTCCATCCGTAGTAACTGATACTACCGATCAAAAAAGCTACTATTAACATTATAAATACTTTGGCATATTTGAAGAAAAGACGCTCAACTCTTTCTTCTTTTATGTCTTGTATAGCTTCATCTAAAATATCAACCATTTATCTATTCCCTTATAGTACCGCAAATAACTTTAGAGCAGTTTTTAGCATATTTGTAAAGAGTTTTTGCAATCAACTTTATTTATTGATATGCTGCCCTTAAATTTATAGATTTTTTTAGATAAACAAGTATACTGACCTCAGTTACAAAAGGGCTGGTTTTTTATAATGATGTATGAAATTTTTCTGCAGTTGGTTGATCTTGTTAAAACCTTTGGATATTTAGGTATATTCATTATGACATTTATCGAGAGTACTTTTGCTCCGATCCCAAGTGAAGTAACTCTTATACCTGCGGGTTTTTTAGTCTCGCAAGGTGAAATGAACTTTTTTATAGTATTGTTCGCAAGTATACTCGGAACCATCGGAGGATCTTTATTTAATTATTGGATTGCTTCTCACTTCGGAAGAAGGCTTTTACTTAAATTCGGCAAGTATTTTTTTATTAATGAAGATAAACTTAAGTCTATCGAATTCTTCTTTGAAAGGCATGGGGCTATTTCAACCTTCAGCGGTAGGCTCCTTCCCGGCATCAAGCACTTTATCTCCTTTCCGGCAGGTCTTGGTCGGATGAATTTAAGGGTTTTTACTATTTATACATTAGCAGGCGGCTTTATTTGGAATTCCACATTACTTACATTAGGTTATTTAATTGGTGAAAACAAAGCCTTACTGAAACAATATATTAAGCAGATAAATATTGTTATCATTATAACTTTAACTTTAATAGCTTTGCTCTACTATTTTAAAAATAAGAAAAAAACTTCTTAAGATAACTTATTCATGATATGTTGTTAGGTAGGTATTGTTTTAAATACATTAAGCAATATATTAAATTTAATATAACTATAACAGATACTAATTATGACACGAAAGAATGCATTTGGCATATACTGGATGATATTTCACGGTATTACCCTCACCTTAATGTTTGCTTTAGGTAAAACGCTTAATCAAAAAATGGATGTAATGCAAATGATATTTACCTATCATCTTATTGCATTATTAATTACTTTTTTTTACACATTTACCACAGGATTTGAAAAGATTAAGACCTCTAGAATCAAAATACATTTTTTGAGGGGTAGCCTTAATGTATGCGGGTACATAACCTACTTTTACGGTTTGAAATTTACTACACTTGATAGCGCAACCTCTATCACTTACTTAATTCCTATTTTTCTTTCATATCTAGGCACAATATTTTTTAATGAAAAACTTAATAGAGAAAGAATCATCACTCTCATACTCGGCTTAACCGGTGTTTTGGTTATATTAAGACCGGGAGCACCGACTTTTGAGATAACAAGTTTATGGGTGTTTGTCAGTGTTATATTATGGTCGGCATCCGACCTTTTAACTAAAAACCTTGGAAGAACGGAAAATGCACTTAGCCAAGTATTTTATAATACTCTTTTCGGCAGTCTTTTAAGCGTGCCGTTTGCTGCATACGGTTGGCAAAATGTAATTGTTATTGATGATTTTTTTATTATCACCTTAATAAGCTTACTTTCTTTAGCAGCTACCACAAGTATATTCAGATCATTTCAAAATGCGGAGTTTTCCATTGTTATGCCGTTTGACTATTTAAGACTCCCCTTAAGTACTGTGCTCGGCTATCTTATGTTCGGTGAGATAATGGAGATTAATACTATTATCGGCTCGACTATAATTGTCTTTGCAAGCCTATATCTTATTTATTCTGAACGTAAGAAACCCGTATATACTATAACTCATTAATATTACATTTATTTTATATAATTCATTATAATACTATTGCACAATTATTTAAATTTAAGTATGTTCTTAATAAAATATAGGATTTTATAATAAACTTTAATATATCACTTATAAATCTTGGTATTTTAACCATTTAATGCTTATTATAATTTTAATATTAGTGGATTTTCTACCATGGAGTATTTAGCAAGATACTTTGATATTGATAAAGCAATAATACTAATTTTCTTAGTATTCACTCTAATAATCGGCATAATTGCCGGCAGAAAAACAAAAGATACAAATGATTATGCAATCGCCAATAAGTCATACGGCTCTCCTATACTTTTCCTCACCCTAACCGTGAGTTTGATCGGAGGAGGTTCTACGATAGGTGAAGCAGCCCAATTTTATAATGACGGCTTGGTATATCTGATCGCTTCAATCGGCACCCCTGTTTCAATATTACTTACTGCTTTATATATAACCCCAAAATTTGATCGTAGGTTTAACGGCAGAATCTCGGTTGCTGATATGATTGAATATTTTTACGGTTACACTCCAAGCAGATTTGCCGGAGTAATAGGATATTTTGTATGTTTAGGAATCTTAAGCATTCAATGCACCGTAATGGGATACCTAACTTTTATTTTTTTAGAAATAAGTTATTCGGCAAGCGTTTGTTTATCGGTAGGATTATTAATATTATATTCAACTTTCGGAGGAATTCGAGCAATAACCATTACTAATATATTTCAATTTGCAATGTTAATTGTAATGGTACCGCTGATTGCAAGTATATCAGTGACGGAAGCGGGCGGTTTAAACAGTATATTTAGTAATTTTAAAACTAACTCTCACATGCAAATTTTAAACCATCCGAAATTTTTTGATTATTTAGCATTATTTTTATTTTGGTCATTACCCTTCTCTGCCTTTTTCCCTCCCCAAATCCAGCGATATTTAATGGTAAGAAACCACAAACAAGCAACCAGAATAACCTTTTTATATTTATTTTTAAAAATTGCGGTTATTTTTATAGTGTTAAGCATAGCTTTTTCTGCCGTAAAACTATTTCCCGATGTAGAGCCTAAAGCAATTATACCTAAAATAATTGATGATTTAATGCCTCCTATAATTCGAGGCATCGCAATAGCGGGCATGCTGTCAGTCACTATGTCTACAGCTGATTCCGCCCTCAATACGGCAGGTATATTAATTACTCATAATACATTACCTGCAAATTGGTTTTACACGGATAAAATTAAATTATCCTTTTTAAGAATATTTACATTTATAACCGGCATTATCGCTATGTTTATTGCTTTACAAAATAGCAATATTATTAGTGTATTAGTTTTAAGTGAAATATTATCATTTTCTGCGCTTGGCATCCCCTTACTTTTAGGTATGCTGGATTTAAAAGTAAGTAACAAATCTTTTTGGGCATGTAATGTTTTTGCCGGGTGTGCTTATTTTATTTCTTATTATTATAATATACGAGAGTTTGCTATCCCAATTATTACATGTATGTCCGGCATTAGCGGATTTATGTTAGCTCATCTTATTGAAAACCGAAAAATAGTATTTATTGAAAGAAGATATATACAGCGAAAATCCGGTAAATTAGTCCTTATAAATACAATAAAAAATTTTTATACTTTATTACCTAACTTTAAAACCGCTTCATCATATTTAAAAACTAATCTTGATAAGTTTAGTACTAATTATCTTATGTTCGGTATATTCTGCTGTATAAATTACACTGTGCCATATTTCATGTGGACTTATCAAAAGCCTGAAAACTATCTGCTTATGCTTTTAATGCGGTTAATTGCAGGCATTCTATGCACAGGGTTACTCGTAAAAGATTATTGGCCTGAAAAAATAAAAAAATACTTTTCTATTTATTGGTATATTACCGTGCTTTATTGTTTACCGTTTATGACAACCATTATGTTTATGCTGATGGAAGCCCATATTGAATGGCTTATAAATTTAACTTTAGCAATTATGCTACTTACTATGCTGGTCGATTGGATCAGCTTCATAGTAATATTAATAACCGGCACTATTCTAGGGTATTTATTTTATAGAATTGCAATCGGAGTTCCGGATATCCCTACGGATTTTGATACGATATACCTTTTAATTTATGTTTGTGTCTTTTCCAGTTTAATCGGTTTGTTATTTGTAAGAAAAAAAGAAGTTGTTAATGAAGGAAAACTTGAGGCAATGAGGTTATTCGGAACATCAATAGCCCATGAAGTTAAAGATCCGTTAAGCTCACTTAATATGTGTATCCAACATATTGAAATGATCTTAAAAAAGTTAGCTGATAGCTCAAAATTAGAGCAGCTCGAAATTGATAATTATCATTCACAGCTAGTGGAATTAATAGAAATCCTAAAAAATACAAGTATTCAAGGTATTAAAATTATTGATAGCCTTCTTACATCCCTAAAAAGCAGCGTGATCGCTGATGATAGAGGAGAATACCTGATTAGCGAATGTATAAAACAATCAATTACGGAATATCACCAAGGTAATTTAAATCCGAATCATATTCAAATACTTTTGTCCAAAAATATAAAGTTTTATGGTTCTATGCAATATATGAAGCATCTCTTTTTTAACTTATTCAGATATGCATACAAACATAATACCCGTTCTTTAAATATTGATATACGCACGGAAGGTAATATTTTATATTTTAAGGACAATGGGCGCGGGATACTAAAAGAAGATTTACCTTTCATATTTGATAGGTTCTATTCTGATTCGAAAAGCGGCAACGGCATTGGACTCGCATTTTGCAAAATAGTAATGGAAGATATCGGCGGATCAATCAAATGTAATTCCGAAGTAGGAAAATTCACTGAGTTTGCACTTCATTTTCCTATTATAAATAAAAAACTTTAACACTAATTATTATATATCATTTAACTTATCAACCATTAACTTTTTTATAAATTAAGCCTATAGTTGCAGGTTGAAATTAAAAGTGCTAAAAGCACATTCTCAATAAGTAACATCTAAAAAAATTAAATTTTTACTACATGGTTATATGGATACTTTTACTTTTATACTAGTAATATCAGCAGCAATGCTGCATGCTACCTGGAATTTTTTTACTAAAAAAACAAAAGGAGATAGGCTAACTATGCTTTGGCTCGGTCAATTAGCAGTAGGATTTATTACTCTCCCCCTCACTTATTATCTTTCTGATTTCGAGGGTATAACAAAAGAATTTATTTTATATATAATATTAACTGGGGTTATTCATTCATGTTATTTAACGCTTCTCGGATGGTCTTATAAAGTCGGGGAAGTATCAATAGTTTACCCGGTGTCACGCGGCACGGGAATTATAGGAACCTCTCTACTTGCAATAACACTTGGTATTGATAAAATTTCTTTTGTAGGGTTTATCGGGATTTTAGTCTTAATTTCAGGCATATTATCTATAGCGATAAGTAAATCCGTTACCCGTAATGAAGTTATATTTTCCGCAAGTATGGTCGGGATCTCTATTTCTTTATACTCAGTGGTTGATAAGCTTGCAGTTCAATTCATACCTTCGCTTTTCTACGGCTCAATTATGTTTATTTCTACTGCCTTAATTCTTTCGCCGTTTATTATAATAAAGCGCAAACCGCAACTGCTTAATACTTTGAAGAGATATAAACTACCAAGCTTTATTATTAATGTTTCAATGTTCAGTACATATAGCATTATCCTATTTGCCTTTCGCAATAGCCCGGCCTCATATGTGGTAGCTCTTAGAGAAGTATCGATAATTATCGCTACGCTCCTCGGCACCTTCTTTTTAAAAGAAGAGATTACCAAAAACAAGGTCTGCGGAATATCTTTAATTATGCTTGGAGCAGCGGTTATTAAGTTTGCTTAATATAAAAAATTTTTATCCTTTATATTTTTATGATCCCATGGTTATACATTTTTCATATCCATATATAGTTTTTCCTATATAAAGATCATATCAATTGCTTGGCTTAGGTTATTACAAAATACGGCTCTAATAAACGTGTTATTAGAGCCGTTCTATTAATGCATTTTTATTTTTTGGCTTTCAGGTTGGTTTGAAACCAAGTTGCAGAAATAATTTTTAGCTCCGGTTGCTATTATCATATCAAACATTTCAATTGCGGAAGATATGCATATATTAGTAAAATCATTACCGTAATTCACCAGCTGATAGGCTGTGTGATTAGCTGCGCCTAAAGCCGCAAGTGCTGTTCCTAAAGCAAAATTGAGTTTATATCCTTCAGGCTTATTATCGGCAAAAGCATAGCTTATTACATATTTTAGCGCACCCCCGAGTGCGGCTCCGTACAATAAGCCTTCGCAAGCTACAAGATGAAGATAATATTTCGGATAATGGGCTATTACTTCTTTGAAAGTAGAGTATAATATACTATTAATTTCAGTATTTTCAGGGGTTTTAGAGTTCTTCTCCGGTGCTACCTTCTCGGTTGCGGGTTTATCTTTGTTATCTTCATTTCCATAGATATAGTTAGAAGTTTTACCTATAAGCCCAAAGCATAGGGTTGGAATTCCGCCTACTAATATAGTATTAACCAATGGCTTAACACCTAACCAATCACTTAAAGAATTTCCTTCTACCGAATTAGTTATATTATTACTAAACCCTGCAAAAGACATGCAAATAGTTGCACTGACAAATGCAGTTTCAGCTATTGCTGCTGCATCTTTAGAAAGGATATTATTATTTACCGCAGATTTTAATATATAAGAAGCGCCTAAGTGTGCAGCACTGCTTAAAATGAATGGGCTAAGATAAGTTGATGCACATAAGCTATATGTCGCAGAGGCAACAATTGCAGTTGCGGTAATAAAATCAACTGAAGATAAAAAAGTTCTTAAGCGGGGATCAGTAGGCATAAAATTATTCTCCGTTATATAATTTCTAAGTTTTTCAATATAAGTATTTTTACTCCAAATTAGTAATTCCTCTAATGCTTTACGATTACTATAATAAATTTCTAATCTGGCGACGGCTTCGGGCAAAAATGCAGGTAAAGGTAAAGCAGCGGCAATACTTTTAGCCATTGCATATATAACCCCTTTTACCATGCTGTCTTTAATAGTGCTGTAGATGTTACTTAAATTAGGTTGAGCGATTCTTACCGCATGCATGGAAAGATGTAAAATTAATCCCTTAATGAAGCAACCGTAAGGGGTGGCGTATTCACTTGTAAATTGAGTTGAAAATATTGATAGGACGGAAGGAAGTATTAAGTTATTTGTACTTAGATAAATGCTGTTAGGATTAAATTTTTTCTCAATATCTCGGTTTAAAGGATTGCAAATTTTATCTAAGGTTTTATAAACAATCGGAGTGATTACACCTGAAGTAAAAGCTGCGGAAAATTTTAATGCGCTATTGGATGTTAAATAAAAAATCGGCTTTTTTACCGTTAAGGGCGCATAGCTTAATAAGTTTGAAGCACTTTTTAATAAAACATCGTTTTCAATAAGTGCGGCAAAGTATGGGGTAAGTTGTGATGAAAGGCAGATCGGGTAAATAATCGGCCAAATCGGGTCTAAAGCAATCATAGCTGATTTATGAAATTGTTCTCCTATGTAATCCTTGCTTTTTAAATAACTTAAGCTCATATGGAGAGTAAGTTTAAATGCTTGAGCGCCGAGCAGGGGGTAAGTAAGAGCAGGTATATAATAACAAGTGGTTACAAGAAAAGCTGTAGATATACCCAGATCAATATCCAGATCAATATTTGATTTTTGATTTGGGGTAAGATAAGTGGAGATACGTGTGAACATATGTAGTCAGTTATAATTAATTGCTGTAATAGTTTTCCAAGAGCTTTATAAGATCCATTTGTGATTATATCCAGAATTATTATTAAAAATAAGTAAAATAATATTGCATTCGGTTCTAATATCTGTTCTTTATGTGTATATAAGAAATAATTAAATATAGTAAGATTTATGTCGAAAATTTTAGAAAAAGACCAGGCTATAAACCAAAAAGCTATAAATGCCATTAGAAGTTTAATAGAATGCATAGGTGATGACCCCGGTCGATCGGAGCTTAAAAAATCTCCTTACAAAATATTAGAAGTTTTACAAAGCTATTTTGCCGGTTATGCCGTTAATTCTGATGAAATATTAGCTGAAACTATTGAAGAGGTTGAGGGGTATGATGATATTATTATGCTTAAAGATATAAATTTTACTTCTTACTGTGAGCATCATTTCCTGCCCTTTAGTGGTAAATGTCATATAGGTTATATTCCGAATAAAAAAATTGCTGGGATCGGCAAATTTGTAGAAGTGCTTGAGGCATTTGCAGGCAGGTTGCAAATCCAGGAAAGACTAACCGTATTAATTGCCGAAGCTATATATAAGAATTTGCAGCCCAAGGGTGTAGGGGTAGTAATAGAGGCAAAGCATAACTGTTTATCATTTAAGCACCAAAGTTGTAATAATGCAGTGATGAGAACCGGCAAGATGCTTGGAGCTTTTCATGAAGACTACAATATAAGGAATGAATTCTTGAGTGCTTTGAAGTAAAAAAATTCTAAATTATATTGAGGAAGATGAGCTTTCGGTATTTATTGCTTCGAACAGAAATAATGTTGCATGGATCAGCGGAGCGGCGAATGGTACGGCATATTCTACCGTAGGTAAATAAGAAGTATCCTCATTCGGGTAAGGCATAGAATCATCTTCTTCAGGCGTAGGTGCCGGAGTGGGTAGTGGAGTAGGGGAAGGTATCCGTTGTAACTGTTCTTCCGTCGTGTTAGTTAAAACTGAGGAAGATTCTGCAATCTCTTCTTCTAATGTTCTCTGAACTTCGGTAAGTTCTTTCCTCAAGAGCTCCAATTGTTCTTCGAGTGAGGAAATATGACTATCGGTTTCAATTAATTCTTCATTTAACTTTACGTATTTAGCTCTAGCTTCGGTTACTCCTTCATTAATCTCTTGAGCGGCTTGAACTAGCTCATATATTTCTTCATTTAATACACTGCCTTCATCAATTAAATTTCTATGGGTTCTTTGTTCATTTTCTATAATTTCATTAAATGCTTCAATGATTAATGCCGGATTTTCAAAATTTACATTACTTAATTGCTCAATATTTTGGTTTATAATATTAATTACATCTTCTAAAGCTTGAACTTTTTTAACTTCATTCAGCTCAATTATTTTGTTTATTATTTTAACTAAAACGTTTTGCTTTAAACTATTATCTTCATCTACGATTTCAGCAAATTCTGCTAATGTTTCCCTATATATTTCTAATTTTTCTCG harbors:
- the hpf gene encoding ribosome hibernation-promoting factor, HPF/YfiA family, with the translated sequence MQVSIIGKHLDIGDSLREYIEKSITENVTKYFDSAISAHVAIAKEGHHFKNHLFKTDIIVNEGTGNKILIKGEGLEADAYQSFDDAVRRMEKQLRRYKRKIKNHHNIRPEKEFAATKYIISPSTEEDEVEETSEAPVIIAEKATSIQSLSVSDAVMRMDLMNLPALLFINSGTNKLNLVYYRSDGNISWVDTNVSA
- a CDS encoding DMT family transporter gives rise to the protein MDTFTFILVISAAMLHATWNFFTKKTKGDRLTMLWLGQLAVGFITLPLTYYLSDFEGITKEFILYIILTGVIHSCYLTLLGWSYKVGEVSIVYPVSRGTGIIGTSLLAITLGIDKISFVGFIGILVLISGILSIAISKSVTRNEVIFSASMVGISISLYSVVDKLAVQFIPSLFYGSIMFISTALILSPFIIIKRKPQLLNTLKRYKLPSFIINVSMFSTYSIILFAFRNSPASYVVALREVSIIIATLLGTFFLKEEITKNKVCGISLIMLGAAVIKFA
- a CDS encoding DedA family protein, translated to MTFIESTFAPIPSEVTLIPAGFLVSQGEMNFFIVLFASILGTIGGSLFNYWIASHFGRRLLLKFGKYFFINEDKLKSIEFFFERHGAISTFSGRLLPGIKHFISFPAGLGRMNLRVFTIYTLAGGFIWNSTLLTLGYLIGENKALLKQYIKQINIVIIITLTLIALLYYFKNKKKTS
- a CDS encoding DMT family transporter, with protein sequence MTRKNAFGIYWMIFHGITLTLMFALGKTLNQKMDVMQMIFTYHLIALLITFFYTFTTGFEKIKTSRIKIHFLRGSLNVCGYITYFYGLKFTTLDSATSITYLIPIFLSYLGTIFFNEKLNRERIITLILGLTGVLVILRPGAPTFEITSLWVFVSVILWSASDLLTKNLGRTENALSQVFYNTLFGSLLSVPFAAYGWQNVIVIDDFFIITLISLLSLAATTSIFRSFQNAEFSIVMPFDYLRLPLSTVLGYLMFGEIMEINTIIGSTIIVFASLYLIYSERKKPVYTITH
- the folE gene encoding GTP cyclohydrolase I, coding for MSKILEKDQAINQKAINAIRSLIECIGDDPGRSELKKSPYKILEVLQSYFAGYAVNSDEILAETIEEVEGYDDIIMLKDINFTSYCEHHFLPFSGKCHIGYIPNKKIAGIGKFVEVLEAFAGRLQIQERLTVLIAEAIYKNLQPKGVGVVIEAKHNCLSFKHQSCNNAVMRTGKMLGAFHEDYNIRNEFLSALK
- the rlmN gene encoding 23S rRNA (adenine(2503)-C(2))-methyltransferase RlmN — encoded protein: MSENIKKNLIGLDKVELAAAIKELGESSFRAKQIWQWIYRIGIADFNHMTNLPASLREKLAESYTLERVQVSKELISFDETRKWLLKFSDTNEIEAVFIPEKTRGTLCVSSQVGCTLNCSFCHTGTQNLVRNLTAGEIVAQVLHAKDSLSDWNFKEENRKLTNIVMMGMGEPLLNYDNVAKALKIVMDPDGLGISKRKITLSTSGIIPLIEKCGDELGVNLAISLHAVRDDLRNTLVPINKKYPIKDLLNACRKYAPTQNSFRKVTFEYVMLKGVNDSKQDAKELVRLIEGIPAKINIIPFNKWPGTEYQCSDNRTIQEFARIVEDAGYMSPIRRPRGQDILAACGQLKSESIKLRKSAT
- a CDS encoding sodium:solute symporter family transporter — encoded protein: MEYLARYFDIDKAIILIFLVFTLIIGIIAGRKTKDTNDYAIANKSYGSPILFLTLTVSLIGGGSTIGEAAQFYNDGLVYLIASIGTPVSILLTALYITPKFDRRFNGRISVADMIEYFYGYTPSRFAGVIGYFVCLGILSIQCTVMGYLTFIFLEISYSASVCLSVGLLILYSTFGGIRAITITNIFQFAMLIVMVPLIASISVTEAGGLNSIFSNFKTNSHMQILNHPKFFDYLALFLFWSLPFSAFFPPQIQRYLMVRNHKQATRITFLYLFLKIAVIFIVLSIAFSAVKLFPDVEPKAIIPKIIDDLMPPIIRGIAIAGMLSVTMSTADSALNTAGILITHNTLPANWFYTDKIKLSFLRIFTFITGIIAMFIALQNSNIISVLVLSEILSFSALGIPLLLGMLDLKVSNKSFWACNVFAGCAYFISYYYNIREFAIPIITCMSGISGFMLAHLIENRKIVFIERRYIQRKSGKLVLINTIKNFYTLLPNFKTASSYLKTNLDKFSTNYLMFGIFCCINYTVPYFMWTYQKPENYLLMLLMRLIAGILCTGLLVKDYWPEKIKKYFSIYWYITVLYCLPFMTTIMFMLMEAHIEWLINLTLAIMLLTMLVDWISFIVILITGTILGYLFYRIAIGVPDIPTDFDTIYLLIYVCVFSSLIGLLFVRKKEVVNEGKLEAMRLFGTSIAHEVKDPLSSLNMCIQHIEMILKKLADSSKLEQLEIDNYHSQLVELIEILKNTSIQGIKIIDSLLTSLKSSVIADDRGEYLISECIKQSITEYHQGNLNPNHIQILLSKNIKFYGSMQYMKHLFFNLFRYAYKHNTRSLNIDIRTEGNILYFKDNGRGILKEDLPFIFDRFYSDSKSGNGIGLAFCKIVMEDIGGSIKCNSEVGKFTEFALHFPIINKKL
- a CDS encoding tetratricopeptide repeat protein, with translation MVDILDEAIQDIKEERVERLFFKYAKVFIMLIVAFLIGSISYYGWKTFKENKIYALGGEYLMGMYRMQSKDFQKGADIMERLATGDISYSALAGLNYASFLSIKQQFTKAGQVYKMIGDNTDFDPLFREFAQLMQISMRLNAKELDARQGIEEYENYIKNNSIFKASAIEQQAVLYLSLGEKEKAKEMLNTVITSADAPSMMKRRAEELLVLTSL
- the thpR gene encoding RNA 2',3'-cyclic phosphodiesterase — encoded protein: MSVPIIGNAFIGIAIPEHITDLITDLYDNDLKNIKYVKPSNLHITLKFLGKSDEREIILIKEALNLMRFTHSDIILNKAVFWSPNIVVVEVELNPYLNIVKYELDKILFRHALIDIDKRPFKPHITVARTKAKFNKIELNNLLTTYKTINNKKFQSNQIHLYRSLRIESKQSDYIKLFTV